A region of Etheostoma cragini isolate CJK2018 chromosome 2, CSU_Ecrag_1.0, whole genome shotgun sequence DNA encodes the following proteins:
- the dand5 gene encoding DAN domain family member 5: protein MAFTISLVILSSWTAVAFTFPHNSFDNNIKGSRVELESSGSGPDEPVQGIVKVVQLDPRALAHSGFIRGGLTPRRVPSLSSRLSFPAFLSHGRPGLAPASRTPVSPLHNLHPKSPTVLELKRRQGLQMWQRAINKGEKMPLPVNLKDTKQTCTAVPFTQRVTADGCSTVTVHNKLCFGQCSSLFVPSEGEFAGLGTGTGALHHRTPCSRCAPSKARTVAVPLHCGAKVWEKQVMVVEECKCETGREEKSAAAIHP from the exons atggCTTTCACTATTAGCCTTGTCATTTTGTCTAGTTGGACAGCTGTAGCTTTTACATTTCCTCACAATTCTTTTGACAACAATATCAAAGGCTCAAGAGTCGAACTTGAGTCATCTGGCAGCGGACCGGATGAACCTGTCCAGGGAATAGTGAAGGTTGTGCAGCTGGACCCTCGTGCCCTGGCCCACTCAGGGTTCATCAGAGGGGGGCTGACCCCGAGAAGAGTCCCCTCCCTCAGCTCCAGATTGTCCTTCCCTGCTTTCTTGTCTCACGGACGTCCAGGTCTGGCCCCGGCCTCCAGGACCCCGGTCAGTCCACTACACAACCTACACCCTAAAAGCCCCACTGTGCTGGAGCTAAAGAGGAGGCAAGGCCTGCAGATGTGGCAGAGAGCCATAAATAAAGGAGAGAAGATGCCCCTGCCAGTAAACCTGAAGGACACTAAACAGACGTGCACTGCTGTACCTTTTACTCAg cGTGTGACGGCAGACGGATGCAGCACTGTAACAGTGCACAACAAGCTGTGTTTCGGCCAGTGCAGCTCCCTGTTTGTCCCGTCTGAAGGGGAGTTTGCCGGGCTGGGTACTGGGACAGGGGCCCTCCACCACCGGACCCCCTGCTCTCGGTGCGCCCCATCCAAAGCTCGCACCGTAGCTGTGCCCCTGCACTGTGGGGCAAAGGTCTGGGAGAAACAAGTGATGGTGGTGGAGGAGTGCAAATGTGAGACGGGCCGAGAAGAGAAGAGTGCAGCGGCCATACACCCGTAA